One part of the Sorangiineae bacterium MSr11954 genome encodes these proteins:
- a CDS encoding DUF1549 and DUF1553 domain-containing protein yields MKFVRGPLAMVSVVVMAGGCASGGPAPVPVRAPPAVANRTGASPARVSMRSAEIDARLRAEWQSKKIETTARVDDAGFLRRVHLDLTGRVPSAQAVEAFLADRSADKRAKVIDALLASPAYADHFTNYWDRALLGRDVRNNVDRAEFRRWLHERFDANVGYDVWVRDLVSATGLTTGPKSDDGSPLPAATSDVRVNGATNWYVRYMDNPADLAGTASRLFLGVQIQCAQCHDHKTEKWRMSDFQAFTASFMQTRAQLFYPQDKDKKGTRPFDVEDVEKPRRKAKGMDLTDYKNAVPRALDGTELAASGRPRAALAAWITAKRNPWFARAVVNRMWAKLLGRGFFEPIDDIRESNPPAVPGLLDALAQDFVASGYDLKHLLRLVANTEAYQLAARPKAQLPTWGAPVERGSAPAGDERGAAEGAAQVRRDEDALWSYFHMDRLGPDELLDSLAQATGDKSLLEKGAGGDQIRAGLRKQFAFLFDVDEEADHHDEFDGTIAQALWMINGNVLNRSVQVAPGSALAEVIGKPGRDEAKIRALYMRTLSRPPTAEETEHWVKFVNANPMRQAYEDLLWALLNSSEFLFNH; encoded by the coding sequence ATGAAGTTCGTACGCGGCCCGCTCGCGATGGTTTCGGTGGTGGTGATGGCCGGTGGTTGCGCTTCGGGCGGCCCCGCCCCCGTGCCGGTGCGCGCGCCGCCGGCGGTGGCCAACCGAACGGGTGCATCGCCCGCACGTGTATCGATGCGATCGGCGGAGATCGACGCGCGGCTGCGCGCGGAGTGGCAGTCGAAGAAGATCGAGACCACCGCGCGGGTGGACGACGCGGGGTTCCTCCGGCGTGTGCACCTCGATTTGACGGGTCGCGTGCCCTCGGCCCAAGCCGTGGAGGCGTTCCTGGCGGATCGATCGGCGGACAAGCGCGCAAAGGTGATCGACGCGCTGCTCGCCAGCCCGGCGTACGCGGATCACTTCACCAACTACTGGGACCGCGCGCTGCTCGGACGCGACGTGCGGAACAACGTCGACCGGGCCGAGTTTCGGCGGTGGCTCCACGAGCGGTTCGACGCGAACGTCGGCTACGACGTGTGGGTTCGCGATTTGGTCTCCGCCACCGGGCTCACCACGGGGCCGAAGTCGGACGACGGGTCCCCCTTGCCCGCCGCGACGAGCGACGTACGGGTGAACGGCGCCACCAACTGGTACGTGCGCTACATGGACAACCCGGCCGATCTCGCGGGCACCGCGTCGCGCCTCTTTCTGGGGGTGCAGATCCAGTGCGCGCAGTGCCACGATCACAAGACGGAAAAGTGGAGGATGTCCGACTTTCAGGCCTTCACCGCCTCGTTCATGCAGACGCGGGCGCAGCTCTTTTATCCGCAGGACAAAGACAAAAAGGGAACGCGGCCCTTCGACGTGGAGGACGTCGAGAAGCCGCGCCGCAAGGCCAAGGGGATGGATCTCACCGACTACAAGAACGCCGTCCCCCGGGCGCTCGATGGAACGGAGCTCGCGGCCAGCGGGAGGCCGCGCGCGGCGCTGGCCGCGTGGATCACGGCCAAACGAAATCCATGGTTCGCGCGCGCGGTGGTCAACCGCATGTGGGCCAAGCTGCTGGGGCGCGGGTTCTTCGAGCCCATCGACGACATCCGCGAGTCGAACCCGCCCGCGGTGCCCGGCCTGCTCGATGCGCTGGCCCAGGACTTCGTGGCCAGCGGCTACGACTTGAAGCACCTGCTCCGGCTGGTGGCCAACACGGAGGCGTACCAGCTCGCCGCGCGTCCAAAGGCGCAGCTGCCCACCTGGGGAGCACCGGTGGAGCGTGGAAGCGCGCCGGCAGGCGACGAGAGAGGCGCGGCCGAGGGCGCAGCGCAGGTGCGGCGCGACGAGGACGCGCTCTGGTCGTACTTTCACATGGACCGCCTGGGGCCCGACGAGCTGCTCGACTCTTTGGCCCAAGCCACCGGCGACAAGAGCTTGCTCGAAAAGGGCGCAGGCGGCGACCAGATCCGCGCGGGGCTGCGCAAGCAGTTCGCCTTTTTGTTCGACGTGGACGAGGAGGCGGATCACCACGACGAGTTCGACGGGACCATCGCCCAGGCGCTGTGGATGATCAACGGCAACGTCCTCAATCGAAGCGTGCAGGTCGCCCCCGGCAGCGCGCTCGCGGAGGTGATCGGCAAGCCGGGGAGGGACGAGGCCAAAATACGTGCACTCTACATGCGAACGCTCTCGCGCCCTCCCACCGCGGAGGAGACGGAGCACTGGGTGAAGTTCGTGAACGCAAACCCCATGCGGCAAGCGTACGAAGATCTTTTGTGGGCGCTCCTCAACTCGAGCGAGTTTCTCTTCAATCATTGA
- a CDS encoding phosphoenolpyruvate carboxylase gives MREATVTNILEFALDKIDADLVYLMALLREMLEQTGEKERARRLPFVGDEPVCIKDARDVAALTLAFQLLNLIEENASAQARRQREEQQGLLREPGLWGQNLRQLIELGLSPEAIAEGIGQVSVEPVLTAHPTEAKPADVLGQQRQLYLLLVRRENQMWTPSEQEDIGDEIKATLERLWRTSKFMQKRPDIADERQNALHYLRNVFPEVLPWLDARLRHAWVEAGLDPKLLGERTPELRFGNWIGGDRDGHPLVTGDVTRETLKEFRRAALDVHRDKLEKLARQLPLSDVIQPAPPVLRAALERMYERLGDEARALTKRFPGEPWRQFVHAMIAWLERYPNPRELIADLRALAQSLEEVGAGRLARTSVTPVVREVKTFGFHLAALDVRQNSRYHDRALAQLLTAAGIDGEDFPDWDEARRRELLDTELRSARPLAPVGASVGEEADKTLAALRALAEVRDQHGMDGLGSLIVSMTRNVSDLLVVYLLAREVGLARMTPKGLVCDMRVVPLFETLEDLEAAPRILEGFVDHPVTQASLAAMAERAGGEAPHIEVMLGYSDSCKDGGILASQWAVRCAQEKLHAFLSARDESVRFFHGRGGTVSRGAGPTHRFLEALPHGSLTGQVRVTEQGETITQKFANRITATYNLELLLAGVAATTLRHRFAPPSRDEELVQLLDRLAASSRDAYRALLAEEGFFGYFGEATPIDALEVAHIGSRPPRRTGRRSLEDLRAIPWVFSWNQSRHYLPGWYGLGTALEALAQSDPAAFSKVAAAAATDPFLRYVMKNVEGAVASTALDIVAQYAALVTDPQARDRIFGLVADEHRRTVTIIDTLFGEPLERRRPRMWRTLQLRDEGLRAIHTFQIDVLREWRARKAAGDTTGAEAVLPSVLLSLNAVASGLRTTG, from the coding sequence ATGCGAGAGGCCACGGTGACCAACATTCTGGAGTTCGCTCTCGACAAGATCGATGCCGATCTCGTCTATCTCATGGCGCTTCTGCGCGAAATGCTCGAACAAACTGGGGAAAAGGAGCGCGCACGGCGCCTCCCGTTCGTCGGGGATGAGCCTGTTTGCATCAAGGATGCACGCGACGTTGCTGCGCTGACCCTCGCGTTTCAGCTCCTCAATTTGATCGAGGAGAACGCATCGGCTCAGGCGCGACGCCAGCGCGAAGAGCAGCAGGGGCTTTTGCGCGAGCCCGGGCTCTGGGGCCAAAACCTGCGGCAGCTCATCGAGCTCGGTCTCTCGCCCGAGGCCATCGCCGAAGGAATCGGCCAGGTGTCCGTCGAGCCGGTGCTCACCGCACATCCGACCGAGGCCAAGCCGGCCGACGTGCTCGGACAACAGCGGCAGCTGTATCTGCTCTTGGTGCGCCGCGAGAATCAAATGTGGACGCCGAGCGAGCAGGAAGACATCGGCGACGAGATCAAGGCGACCCTCGAGCGCCTCTGGCGCACGTCGAAGTTCATGCAAAAGCGTCCCGACATCGCCGACGAACGTCAGAATGCGCTGCACTACCTGCGCAACGTGTTCCCGGAGGTGCTCCCCTGGCTCGATGCGCGGCTGCGGCACGCGTGGGTCGAGGCCGGGCTCGATCCCAAGCTCCTCGGCGAGCGGACCCCCGAGCTGCGCTTCGGCAATTGGATCGGCGGCGACCGCGATGGCCACCCGCTGGTCACCGGCGACGTGACCCGCGAGACCTTGAAGGAGTTTCGCAGAGCCGCGCTCGACGTGCACCGCGACAAATTGGAGAAGCTCGCGCGCCAGCTCCCGCTGAGCGACGTGATCCAGCCCGCGCCTCCCGTTTTGCGCGCGGCGCTGGAGCGGATGTACGAGCGCCTCGGCGACGAAGCGCGCGCGCTCACCAAGCGCTTCCCGGGCGAGCCTTGGCGGCAGTTCGTCCACGCCATGATCGCGTGGCTCGAACGCTATCCGAACCCGCGCGAGCTCATCGCGGATCTGAGGGCGCTCGCGCAGTCGCTCGAGGAGGTCGGCGCCGGGCGCCTGGCGCGAACCTCGGTGACACCGGTGGTTCGCGAGGTCAAGACGTTCGGCTTCCACCTGGCCGCCCTCGACGTCCGGCAAAATAGCCGCTACCACGATCGCGCGCTGGCGCAGCTGCTCACCGCCGCCGGCATCGACGGCGAGGACTTCCCCGACTGGGACGAGGCGCGCCGCCGCGAGCTCCTCGACACGGAGCTTCGAAGCGCGCGCCCGCTCGCGCCCGTGGGGGCATCGGTCGGCGAGGAGGCGGACAAGACGCTCGCCGCCCTCCGCGCGCTCGCCGAGGTGCGCGATCAGCACGGCATGGATGGCTTGGGGTCGCTCATCGTGAGCATGACCCGCAACGTGTCGGACCTGCTCGTCGTCTACCTGCTCGCGCGCGAGGTGGGCCTGGCGCGCATGACCCCCAAGGGGCTCGTCTGCGACATGCGCGTGGTGCCGCTCTTCGAGACCCTGGAGGACCTGGAGGCGGCGCCGCGCATCCTCGAGGGCTTCGTCGATCACCCGGTCACCCAAGCGAGCCTGGCGGCCATGGCCGAGCGCGCGGGCGGGGAGGCGCCGCACATCGAGGTGATGCTCGGCTACAGCGACAGCTGCAAAGACGGCGGCATCCTCGCGAGCCAGTGGGCGGTGCGCTGCGCCCAGGAGAAGCTCCACGCCTTTCTCTCGGCGCGGGACGAGTCGGTGCGCTTTTTCCATGGCCGCGGGGGCACGGTCAGCCGCGGCGCGGGCCCGACGCATCGCTTTCTCGAGGCGCTCCCCCATGGCTCGCTCACCGGGCAGGTGCGGGTGACCGAGCAAGGCGAGACCATCACGCAAAAGTTCGCGAACCGCATCACGGCGACCTACAACCTCGAGCTCCTGCTGGCCGGCGTGGCCGCCACCACCCTCCGCCATCGCTTCGCGCCGCCCTCGCGCGACGAAGAGCTGGTGCAGTTGCTCGACCGCCTCGCCGCATCGAGCCGCGACGCCTACCGCGCCTTGCTGGCGGAGGAGGGCTTCTTCGGCTACTTCGGCGAGGCCACCCCCATCGATGCGCTCGAGGTCGCGCACATCGGCTCGCGCCCGCCTCGCCGGACGGGCCGCCGCTCGCTCGAGGATCTTCGCGCCATCCCCTGGGTCTTCAGCTGGAACCAGTCGCGCCACTACCTGCCCGGCTGGTATGGCCTCGGCACCGCGCTCGAAGCGCTCGCCCAGAGCGATCCCGCGGCCTTCTCCAAGGTCGCCGCCGCCGCGGCCACCGATCCCTTCCTCCGTTACGTGATGAAGAACGTGGAGGGCGCCGTGGCCTCCACCGCCCTCGATATCGTCGCGCAGTATGCCGCGCTGGTCACCGATCCCCAGGCACGCGACCGCATCTTCGGCCTCGTCGCCGACGAGCACCGCCGCACCGTCACCATCATCGACACCCTCTTCGGCGAGCCGCTCGAGCGCCGCCGCCCGCGCATGTGGCGCACCCTCCAACTGCGCGACGAGGGCCTGCGCGCCATCCACACCTTCCAGATCGACGTGCTCCGCGAGTGGCGCGCGCGCAAAGCCGCCGGCGACACCACCGGCGCCGAAGCCGTGCTGCCCAGCGTGCTGCTCTCGCTCAACGCCGTCGCCAGCGGCCTGCGAACGACGGGCTGA